One part of the Scatophagus argus isolate fScaArg1 chromosome 12, fScaArg1.pri, whole genome shotgun sequence genome encodes these proteins:
- the eif1ad gene encoding probable RNA-binding protein EIF1AD — MSQATKRKHVVKEVLGDFVTPTESQQIVKVIGSRGNNLHEVVTAQGETFLVSMPTKFRKNIWIKRGDYVIVDPIEEGEKVKAEISFILYKDHIQYLQKQQHWPQGFMEEPMVQDQTNKQQEKEEETEEKVEEEDFSDSEDESDLFVNTNRYNYQYSESEEDSEDEDDDKDERTENDS, encoded by the exons ATGTCACAGGCTACTAAACGCAAACACGTTGTCAAAGAGGTTCTCGGAGACTTTGTCACGCCGACTGAAAGTCAGCAGATTGTGAAG GTTATCGGTAGCCGTGGTAACAACCTCCACGAGGTTGTCACGGCCCAGGGTGAGACTTTCCTGGTGAGCATGCCCACCAAGTTCCGCAAGAACATCTGGATCAAGAGAG GTGACTATGTGATTGTGGATCCCattgaggaaggagagaaggtgaAGGCAGAGATCAGCTTCATTCTCTACAAAGATCACATTCAGTAtctgcaaaaacaacagcactg GCCACAGGGGTTTATGGAGGAGCCGATGGTTCAAgaccagacaaacaaacagcaggagaaggaagaggagacggaggagaaaGTTGAGGAAGAGGACTTTAGTGACTCTGAAGATGAGAGTGACCTCTTTGTGAACACCAACCGCTATAACTACCAGTACAGCGAGAGTGAGGAGGACAGcgaggatgaagatgatgacaaAGACGAAAGGACAGAAAATGACTCCTAG